The Borrelia hispanica CRI genomic sequence TTTTAATCAATACTAGATTTAAAAAGAATAATACACATAAATATTTATTGAATTTACTGAAAAAAAGAAATAATTTTTTAGGAATTATATCGGAAAGGGAAGACTTAAATAAAAGAATGGCGAGAAATATAGGTTTTGATTTAACTAAAGATTACATATATGAATATGTTGCCGCTCTTGAAAAATTTTTGGTGAATTAAAATTCAAGTTATAGTAGTAAGATTTTTAATTATATTAATAATATTTTACATTCATTAAATGAATATAAAAATTTTTGGAGGTTTGTATGGAAATAGAAATTAATAAAAGGGATTTCTCAGATTCAGTAAAAAGAGGAAATTCTATAGAACAAAAAATAAGGCATTATAATTCTTTGAAAGAAAAATTAAAAGTTAATTTTAAAAAAGAAATACATAATAAAATAGAAACAATGAAAATTTTAAAAGAAATTAAAGATAATGAATATTATAGATTAGATAATTATAGAACTTTTGAAGATTTTTCACAAGAGTACAGATTAGCAAGAACTCAAGTTTATCAGTATTTAAGACTTGCAAATGCTATAGAAGAAGGAATAATCGAGGAGACTTTTTTAATAAAAAACGGTATAAACGATTCACTTGCTTTTTTGCAAGATAAACAAGGTAAAAGAATCAAAAAATCCAAAATTAATCCAATCAAACCATTAAGATTTCAACTTAAGAGTCAAAAAAGTTATGATTACTATAAAAAAAATGCAAAACTTACAAGTTTTATATTAGATGAGTTGTTTAGAGATAAGAAAGATTGGCTTGAGGAGTTTGTAAGGAGGTTTAAAAATTTACGAGATAATTAAAAAAGGATATGTTTTATTGCTAATTTATATTTTGGAGTTTTTCTAGAAAAGATAAATTTATTAGAACTATATCTTCTTAATAAAGAGTGAAAATGCTGTTTTATTAGAAAAATTTAAGATGGTGATATATGAGAGCAACATATTATGATCTATTTGTTGAATTGGGTATATTATCGGTTGATTTTATTTTAATTTTATTTTACTATACTTATTACTAGTAGTTTTTCATATCAAAACTACCTGTTTTATGTTCATTTAGCATAAGCTTCAAAGCTTAATTAAGGATTCATTTAGGAGTTTTTAATTAAGCTTTGAGTTTTTATACTTAAATTTGATATTTTATTGTTTTTTTTGTAATAATTTTATGATGCTTGACATAAATTAGTTTTTGCTATATATTATAATTATAACATTAAACAGGAGAGTTGATATGAATATAAATAGTAATAATTTTACAAAAACAAATATACAAGAAATGACAATTAATAATGAAAATACAACAATTAGTCAAAAGAGAATAGACTTTTTAAAAAATCTTCGTACTCTTAAAATGAATTTGGATGAAGTAAATAAAAATCTTAATGGATATGAGAATTACAATGAAATAGTAAGAGAAGTTAAAAATGTTATTAAGGAACATAATCTAGATATTGATTTTGTACAATATCCAACTACAAAGAGTATTGATAATCATTTAATTTATGTTGTTACAACAACATTTTATAGCCCTTTAAGTGGATATGAACATTCATTTGATACACCAATATATATAGAAAAATTGAGATCTATTGGGGTTAAAAGTCAAAATACATGGCCTCAGTTTGTGGAGTCTGCAATAACTTATTTCAAGCATTATGTATTAGTTACATATTTGTTAATAGAGAGTGAACTTAATATTAATGCTAGTAATTTAGATCTTGAACAATTTTAAAGGGAATTTAATATGAATAAAAATAATAATATGATAAAAAATCAATCA encodes the following:
- a CDS encoding chromosome replication/partitioning protein gives rise to the protein MEIEINKRDFSDSVKRGNSIEQKIRHYNSLKEKLKVNFKKEIHNKIETMKILKEIKDNEYYRLDNYRTFEDFSQEYRLARTQVYQYLRLANAIEEGIIEETFLIKNGINDSLAFLQDKQGKRIKKSKINPIKPLRFQLKSQKSYDYYKKNAKLTSFILDELFRDKKDWLEEFVRRFKNLRDN
- a CDS encoding ERF family protein; this translates as MNINSNNFTKTNIQEMTINNENTTISQKRIDFLKNLRTLKMNLDEVNKNLNGYENYNEIVREVKNVIKEHNLDIDFVQYPTTKSIDNHLIYVVTTTFYSPLSGYEHSFDTPIYIEKLRSIGVKSQNTWPQFVESAITYFKHYVLVTYLLIESELNINASNLDLEQF